In Drosophila ananassae strain 14024-0371.13 chromosome 3R, ASM1763931v2, whole genome shotgun sequence, the DNA window TATTTTCTATTCTTTTGTTCATACTTCTGAAGTGTGTATTGACTTCTTCCGTAGTTTTCTTTAGAATATTGGTAGTAGAATCGACTAACGaagtttgttttttgcttaactcttttaaactttcttgattattcaacaaatttttcatattttcctCCATTTGAACTCGATCATCTTCATCCATTACTCCAAACAAAATATGGTATAAAGAACCTATAAATTCAAATGGTGCCCGCCTTTGCCTCGATTTATTATGAGTCATGAagagtttattattttcctcCAACTCCAAAATCTGTTTGAGGGTGTTCTCTAAAATAAGGTTGCACTGATCCTCAAACCCATGAAGTTTTTCACAGACTAATCTCATCTTGGTGATTATGTTTTTCCCTTTATGGATCATCTCGAAATATGCTTCCATATCGTAGTATATTACTAAATTCCATGAGGATGAAACCACTTCTATGTCTCCCATCGGATCTAAATATATGGACGAAGATTTGGGAATTTCTTCAAAACCATATTTTGAATCTCTGATTGCCGGGACTGCGTTTGTCAGCTGACAGCATAATGAAAGCATTATTAAGGCCAGCATCACTCCCAGCTTAGAAAATCTAGAACTACTTCTCGCTTTGGGCGGGTTGGATCTACTTTGACGTGCTTCTGCGTCATCTAGATCATTTACACCAGCTAGGgggcatattttatttaatggtCTGGTTACCACATTCTCTTGCACCCTAAGCTTAACAACTCGAACTTTTTCGTCCTTTCCTTTATGGACTTCTTCAACCTTTGCTAGAGGCCACCTCGCTGGATGGCAACTGTCATCTTTTAAGATAACTACTTgacctttttttatatttgaagAATTTCTTTTCCATTTATATCTTTGCTGCAAGGTATTCAAATAATCATCCTTCCATTTATTCCAAAagtctctttttattttttggatgaATCTCCATCTGTCTAAATTATTAATCTTCCCAATTTCGTCATTGGGTTCGATTGCATCTAGTAGCGGTCTTCCAATTAAGAAATGACCAGGAGTTAGCACCTCATTGTCATCTACATCTTCGCTGGATGAGTACAAAGGTCTGGAATTTAATACTGCTTCTATCTGGCAAAGCAATGTAGACATTTCTTCAAATGTTAGTACATTGTCCCCAATTACTCGTTTTAAATGGtatttcattgattttacTCCTGCTTCCCAGATCCCTCCAAAATGGGGGCTTGCCGGGGGAATAAAGTGCCACTGGATCCTTTCCTTCTGTAACTGCGATGCTATTTTACTATTTTCCCTAATGGCCTTTTCCAATTCCTCATCTAATTTTCTTGATGCTCCTACAAAATTTGTTCCATTGTCTGAATATATGTTGGCACATTTTCCTCTTCTAGCAAGGAACCGCTTAAATGCTGCTAGAAAGGCATCAGACGTTAAGTCACTAACCACTTCTAAGTGGATAGCCTTTGTGGCCATGCAAACAAATACCGCAATATATcctttaaatgttttttgaccGCGATTTTTGGAGCATCTTATAAGGTATGGCCCTGCATAATCGATTCCCGTATTAAAGAAAGGATACGACATGTTTACCCTGTAATCAGGCAGATTTCCCATTATTTGTTCTACGGTGATTTTGCGATACCTTGAACATTTTACACATTCTCGCAGTTGcttctttattatatttttcaacCCAATTACCCAATATTTGCGTTGAACATAGTTTCTCATTAAATTTATACCTCCATGAAGCGTGTTTTTATGAGCATCCCTTATTAACAAGGTCGAAATGTTACCTTTGTCTAAAATTATAGGATGCTTAACTTCAAAGGCCGCTTTAGAGTTTTGCAGTCTTCCACCTACCCGAAGTATTCCATTAATATCTAGAAACGGGTTAAGACTTATTATTTTACTGctaatttcaatttctttaCCTGTTCTTaggtattttatttctttgttaaATTGAAACTcctgttgttttttaattatgacAATTTCAGCTTCTTTTAACTCTTTTGCTGTTAAAAACTTTGGGTTAGAGTTAGTTCTTGTTTGCATCCTTAAAAATCGTATTACGTAAGCTAATACTCGTGTTAATTTATGTATGCAGGAGAACTTTTGCATCAATTCGTAAATCGCGTCATCTTTGGTTTTTACtaatgtatttaatattaaggATTCCTCCATGATTGGCGACTGAGGCCATTGGCTTTTTGGATCAGTCAACCATTTGGGCCCTCTCCACCAAAGATTGCAATTTACCAATTGATTTGCGCTAACTCCTCTTGACGCTAGGTCTGCTGGATTATCCTCGGATCTTATATGATTCCATTCAGCATTTTTTAATTCCCGAATTTCATCTGTTCTACGCCTGATAAATTTTATCTTATTTAACCCATTCTTAATCCAGGCTAGCGTTATGGTTGAATCACTCCATGCATATAGCTCTACTTTGTAATTTTTCATGGCTTCCATTATGCGCATCATTAACTTACTGAGCAAATGTGCAGCGCATAATTCTAATTTTGGGAtagtttttctatttttgatCGGATTCACCTTACTTTTGCTAGCGATTATGATTACTTCCGATCCCACCTTGGCATATACTACTGCCGCATAAGCTTTTTCTGAAGCGTCTGCAAAACCATGAATTTGAATACATAATtctgatttaaaattaatccATCTAGGGACTCTTATTTGTCCCAACGCCTCTAACCCTGATTTGTATTCTTCCCATTCCTTACGATCTTCATTTACTAGCTCTTGATCCCAATTGATTCCTGCTGTCCACAATTTTTGTATAAAGATTTTTCCCACAATCGTTACCGGTGCCAACCAGCCTAATGgatcaaatatttttgatagTGTGGACAAGACGAATCTTTTAGTTAACATTTTAGGTTCAGAACAACATACTGTAAATTTAAACTCGTCCTTACTAGGGTCCCATTGTAGCCCTAAGGTTTTTACAAATTCATCTTCTCTGATGCTAACTATTTTATTATCTCCTGAATTTTCTAccatttctaatatttttgcGTTATTTGAAACCCACTTTCTCAAATTGAACCCAGAGTTCGCTAGTTCTTTTGAGATTAATTCAACTATGGTTGTGGCATCTTCTATTGAATTCGCTCCTGTCATGAGGTCGTCcatataaaaatcattttttattatttccccAATCATTTTGTTTTCACAATTTTCACCCACATCTGCTAATACTCTAGTTGCTAAATATGGGGCAGAAGCGGTACCATAAGTAACCGTAATTAATTTGTAGGTTTTAACTGTTGTTTTAGGGTCATCCCTCCacaatatatattgaaatttCTGAtctttatgatttattttaatttgtcggTACATTTTCTCAATGTCCGATGATACCACGTATTCCCACTTACGCCAATTTACAATTATATCAAAAATGTCTTTTTGAACTCTTGGTCCAACCCACATAATATCATTTAGGCTTTTTTTATTGCTAGTTTTGGCTGAAGCATCAAAAACTACTCTTAATTTTGTTGTGAGACTGGATTCTCTGATAACAGCTTGATGAGGAAGGTAATATTTTCCTTCATCATTTACTTCTACCATATGTCCTAAGTCCAAATATTCTTTcataaattttgaatattcaattcgaagtttttcatttttttgtaatttctttTCCAAGTTCATGAATCGAGCCATTGCTTGATTCTTCGAATCTCCTAATGTTGTATCTTCTTTAAAAGGAATAGCaacaatatattttccattcggatcttttttagtaaattttttaaaattcgttTCACATATTTCAGTTTCTAAGTCATTGCTGTCCTCTTCTTCTACCTCCCAATATCGGTCCATTTGTTTGAGCTCGATACTGGTTGCAACAATTAACTTACTACCCCTGGATTTCGTGCAACCTgacactgtccatccaaagatagttttttgcccaagaagcataCCCTTTTTGGTTATCTCTGGCAGTAAAATTTGGGGATATAAATCCGCACCAATAACCAGGTCAATTCGACCAGGTTTATCGAAATTGGGATCCGCTAAATACAATCCTTTCCAATCcgacttatttataaaaattttatttgtgggaaggcttttcattaattttggcaaaacaattgcgtttgtgcttacttcttttgaatatttggAATTATTCTtgattgtcaattttaatttgtgatttgaaacACAAGCGCCGGTTGCTGAAACTCCATTTAATTGAGtgtgcgcttttatttttggcaacttaagtttttgtgccgcttcttctgaaattagagtgctttgtgacccattgtcaatcaatgctctaaatttcccgaattcaccatcttgacctttaatctgaacatacgccgtggccaacaacgctggttcagaggtcatgcatgtatttacattctcttttttaaaatgcaacatGCTATGGTGTACTTTTTGGCAATACGAGCATACTTGCTCGCTTGTACATTTTGTGTTTGAATTGTGCCTTAAGCATCTATAACACACATTCAATCTTTTCACTATATTTGATTTTTCCTGTGGACTTAgtgctttaaatttatagcaaTTAATTATTTGATGCCCGGGCATTTTGCACATCGGACAAGTTTGGctatttatgttatttttttgtactatttttctagttggtaattcatttccaactgatgtcaacgaactaagccgttgatctaaaaattctatgacacctttcaaattttgaatgtcatttgactttttaacttggccctcatattgttgcagagcctcaatagaaaatttctttaaaataatatgcgcaaaaatgcaatctgattctTCAGTCAGATTTGCTTTAAGACGcatcatataaattgattcatttatagaatcaattgtattttttaaatgcctatatgagtccaaatttatttttggaagctCAATCAGGCGATTTaattggtctgaaaatatctttctattattttcatacctttttatgagcaactcccaggctgcatcataattattgcctgagccaagcaataaatgggagaccacatttcgtgcttccccttttagagcacttttaaggtagcttAGCTTCAATGATGGACTTAAATCCATTCTTGAATGCACAAGTTCCTTAAATAACTCataaaaatggtcccaatctttggagtttccaaagaaactgggaacctcaatttttggtagggtaggtagttcgtccattttaggattactaccttctaccttttctaTTCGACCCACTTCGATTTTATTGTTCATGAGCTCAATGTGTATTTCCACATCTTCTCTGAGCTCTATTATTTTgggcatatatttattatttagcccttcaatatttataagaTCGGACACTGTTTCTATTCTgctaagaaacatttttaattttttaactcttATAGGAAAGGTctcagctttcctttcctggatTTCTATATATGTTTGCTCGAGGTAATCCTCAAGATTCTTTATGGCACCCTCAAGCCTAGAAAATAGCTCATCCTGgccaataatatttttaattttttcctttgcggacttgaattttgatagcATGCTATCGAAATGTTTTTTAGTGAAATATTCGTGCTCTACAGCACCAAGTTGAACCAAATGATTATGGTTCGTGCAGGCTCTAAGCTCGATGTTCTTAAGTGCTTCCCTATCTTCTTCTAAATACGAATTTTTTGCGAGAAGCGCATCTACTTGCCGGGTGAGACGCACCTGGTCTTCTATTATcgcgattttttcttttgtcgacatattttaaagtttttgtttttatttttaattaaaattatatttaagttataaaactaaaagaccaaacttgccgatcaatatattttttcctgtTAATTTGGTAATTTTGTTGTCGCTgcgctgttgatgctgctgtTAACCTTGGTGTCgctgcggatgttgcttctgcgtgGATGACTTGTTTCGGCCGATATTGCTCCTGATTTtgctcggatgttgcttctgcgtgGATGACTTGCTTCGGCCGAtattgctcctgatgttgctcggatgttgcttctgcttggggTGCTTATTTTCTGTTGATGTTGGTGTCGctgatgttttattttttttttttattttttattttttttttcgatttaaaaatttttagcgccactgttgttgttgcttatgctgatgttttattttttttttttaggtttgtTTGTCCacaatttacttttttaaacttttacacgtttacttttcttttaaacttttccgatgtagggcctcggatacgccaacacaaaatttttatattttatatatttttatatatatttttattattctggTGTCGTTCCAGAAAACACACGATAgaaggaaatatttatttatttttgtatttcctttCTATTCgattatgctcattggcatttatattattttattctctgtgttccttacctcttggggggaaacaacagaggACTACGATATTTAAACTGAGCTCTTTTTGActcagatcgcagccttattttttAGCTACCTTGGGCtgagaatttttatttttttctacagccacttataggtgccagttttttaaacctgagtctcttaccacaggggggaaaacgtcagggtgtctcgatggaccaaatgttaagaggagcccttCAAATaagtgttactccaatgagttctgttttaaaaactgtttttatttcacacacttctcttacaagaaagatacatgaaaatcttaaatctatttaaaactacttatcaacggactgctcgctgacatgctatgtgaccctttcttaagtgcctcaagtgcaccacataaacatttggttagactgcaggagatcgtctttcaaaccatgctgttaatcacttattcacatgggtccgatctcctacattctatgtttgaaatttttatcgtgttcaatgcttgaacacgattcaaaaatggcaaaaaaggATTAAGCATTTAAACTAAAGATAATCAAAGTAACTTATCTTCTTATGAGTGTAAAATGGGTGACAGTCgaatttttaaaatacttcCTTTTGAAgtcaaattcaataaattcaataatttattCCTTCCTAAAAACTTCTTTCAATTATTCTGGGGTTACATGAGCCATTTATAAAACGAATTATATTCCTTTCATATTTAGAATTTAGAAAAATAAGCATTGTATTGTATGTTTTCTttgatttattgaataaaCAATATTAAATGCCTCTTAAGCTCATGTTTATTGACGTGcctaaaataaattaaagaggAAATATCAAACATTAATCTACCCCGACTTCGAATTGATGTGTTCTCAACCATCCTTGAAAACCGTATTGGGGTTCCTTTGACCAGTAACTTGCTGGCCATAACCACCTTTGACCAGAGCAATAGATGCCAGTTAAGTGGGTCTGTGCTGAGATCCCAGCCCAGATGGGAAAGGTTCAGGCCTGGCCTGACATTTGCGCTGGCCATGCGCAATTAATTGCAAAAGTGTTTGCGGACAAATGGCGCTCAGCACACGTGTGGGGCTTGTCCTCTGAACCCCAGCTGGACATGGCCATGGGGAAGTCCTGCGTCAACAACAAGGATATGCCGGGGAATTTCTTTTTGCCAGCTCGCCAGCGTTTATGCGACTCAAGTGGCACAGAGACCGAGTGCTGCGGCAGCTCTTTGCTTTGAGGTTATTTGCTTTTAATGActcgcaaactacacacacacacacccatacgCAAACACCGTGGGGTaccacatggcgtatgcgtcATGTGGGTGCTGGTCGTGTTTTGTGGAGTGCTTAAGTGTTTTCAGATATCGCGCATCAGTAGCCAACGCCAGCCAACCCTGGGCCCATGGTTTGTTGACTTTTAGACGTTGTTTGTTTGTCAGCacaattttgttttcttcttttttccccatttttttgtgcaaatattctaggtttttttttgcgtACTTTTTGGCTTTTCATCTTGGCATCAGCGCAGACAAGCAGCCTCATAAATGAGCTTTGAAGTTTGCATACGCGACGACATGGCATCGAGGCTGCATCTCGACGGCTGAAGGGATAATGCGGTGCAATTATAGACAGAGCCGGCCTGACAGCCACACAAATTCCCCACCCCGCTCATATCcttgaaaataaattgttttgttaattatttatggtTGGTTTAATGAGTGTGTGCCGTTCTGTGGGCCGACTGTACCCAGTGTTCTCCGGTGGTCTGGTGGTCTGATAGCTTCTTCTTTCGGGACGTAGACTTTCATGAGTTTGTTATACTTTcgcattttgcaattattttaatgAGTTTTGCATTTAAGCGATTTTATGCAATCATCATCATTCGCAATAGTGTTGCTGGCAAAAGGGAATATGCATAATTGCCGTTTTTGCATCATTAAAAAGTAAACCTTTGTATCTGGCCAGTAGACTCATTAAGAGTGGAGCAATTTGTATGGCCATATGGAGCACCAGTTATATCAATAGTATCTCTTTTATTTGACCATTGGACTAAGTAATTAAATATCATATTTCTCGATGTATCCTGCCCAGGATTAGTTTTAAACTGATACATTCGAACTGTGCaacctttttatttttctgtcgCTTGTCACTTTTTTACCCGTTTGTAAATTGGAAACTCCGTATTTTGTAATAAGTAAATTTCCAGTATCTgtttacaaaaaagaaagcaatGGATGAACTACTCGAAATCGGAAATGCCTATTTGAATTCGATTGGGCTTCCCGCCGAGTGGCATCGTCACTGGAGCAACATACAAAACGTCCTGATGGACCAGGACGAAAACGGACGGCCCCTTAACCTGCCGGACGTAGAGGTGGTGCCCCTGCATACTTTTCACCTCCAGGAAGTTAATCCTGCCCTCTCAGCGGCCGGCGACGGTCCCCACAACAATCCACCCCCGTTGGGCCAAAACGAAGGAATCTTGGGCCCGGCCCTGATCATTTTCCGCCACCGGAGGCTGCGAGTCCCGTTCTTCAGTTTCGAGCGCCTGATGCCCGTGGTCATTCTGTTCTCCGGTGTAATCTTCAGGAAGATTCTCAATCACTTTGGCATTGACATTAGCCAAGCTTTCCTTTTCGGTCTGTCCTACAACACACATTTTGTGATATTTCAGTGCATCATGAGTTTTGCCACGCACTGGATAAAAGACTTCCTAGGTGACTGAAAAGAGTTTCCAAAAATACAAacctatattttataaaacaacgaatgatttttattgttattgaaTAACGAAACACTTCAATTATTACGTGCTGTTTCCACTTGTCCTGATATTTAAAACAATCCCATAAAGGTAATTTAACCATCAAGGGCCATTCACAATGCCAAAATAAACCTTTGGCACCCCCCTAGTATCAGCTGGCCAGTTGGGGTCTAAGATTCCATAATCAAAGTAAACGAGCCTTGGTACAAATTCATAAATAATGTACAAGTCGTAGCTTCGAGTAGCAGTCAATGAAAACTCATTTTACTAATCGGCTGCCAGCGATTAGAACCAATTCAGATACCAATTAAggtacaaaataaaatgcgaTCGCCACTACACTGAACTTGAACTTACCAATGAAagcattattatttttcttggcATTTGCTTATCGTTAAGCCGTTTTATGGACTCTTCAACGATCCTAAGCCCGAGCACAAGCCTCTTGAGGGCCCCAAGTGATTGCTTATCACTCACACAGACCCTGTGGGGGCCCCACCTATAAAAGCTGTGCCAATTTGCAGAAAAAGTTAGTTATGGGCTCGAATCCCAACAGACAGGTTCAGGTTCAGttcgaaaaataattgaaaaacggtCGCCATGAAATACTTCTGCGGCATTGTTCTCTTTGTCGCCCTGTTGGCCTTCAGTGTGAGGCCATCGGAGGAGGCTTGTGGTTACGAGGTGAGGATCAACAGTGATGTGAACTTGGAAATTAAGTGTGACTGGATAGGAGATCAAGGAGCAGTGGTTTGAAACATTTAACTAAAAGAAAACCCCACTTTGATTCCAGGCATGCCCCCAAACCAAGCCGAACATGATCAACATCCACATGGTTCCCCACTCCCACGACGATGTCGGCTGGCTGAAGACCGTGGATCAGTATTTCTATGGCCACAAGAGCAACATCCAGCACGCTGGTGTCCAGTACATCATCGACACTGTGATCGCTGAACTGATCAAGGACCCCTCGCGCCGCTTCATCCAGGTGGAGACTTCCTTCTTCGCCAAATGGTGGGCTGAGCAGTCCGAAACTGCCAAGTCGATCGTCCGCAAGTTGGTCAACGAGGGTCGCCTGGAGTTCACTGGCGGTGCCTGGAGCATGAACGATGAGGCTGCCGTCAACTACCAGAGCGTGATCGATCAGTTCACCCTGGGATTGAAGTGAGTGCACCATCGAAGCACTTTgaaatcagctcctaataaaTAATCTATTTTAGGTTCTTGGACGACACCTTTGGATCCTGCGCCCGTCCCCGCATTGGCTGGCAGATCGATCCCTTCGGCCACTCCCGTGAGCAGGCCTCGCTCTTCGCCCAGATGGGATACGATGGCGAGTTCTTTGCCCGCATGGATCACCGCGATAAGAACAACCGCATTGACAACTTGAACATGGAAATGATCTGGGATGCCAGTGACTCGCTGACCGACAACGAGCTCTTCACCGGCCTGCTCTACCGTCACTACTCCGCTCCTCCCGGCTACTGCTTCGATGTCCACTGCGGTGACGATCCGATCATTGACACCAAGAGCTACGACAACAACGTTCAGTCCCGTGTGGATGACTTCCTCAGCTACGTCTCTGGAGTTGCCAAGGTCTACCGCTCCAACCACATCATGATCCCCATGGGTGACGACTTCCAGTACGAAGATGCCCAGGTCAACTTCAAGAACATGGACAAGCTGATCAAGTACGTCAACGCCCGCCAGGCCGATGGTTCCACCTTCAACCTGTTCTACTCCACCCCTGCCTGCTATCTGAACTCCCTGCACGAGAGCCTCCAGACCTGGCCCAACAAGACCCAGGACTTCTTCCCCTACGGCAGCGATGACAACGGCTACTGGACCGGCTACTTCACCTCCCGCCCCACCCAGAAGCGCTTCGAACGCGACGGCAACCACATGCTCCAAGTGGCCAAGCAGCTCAGTGTCTTCGCCGACCTGAAGAGCGATCAGCAGAAGGAGGACCTTGAATACCTCCGCGAGATCATGGGAGTGATGCAGCACCACGACGCCATCACCGGAACCGAGAAGCAGGCCGTTTCCAACGATTACGATCGTCTTCTGTACGACGCCATCCTCGGAGGAGCCAACACTGCCTCCGCTGCCCTGCGCAAGTTGACCGACATGCCCGACGGAGAGTTCGAGAGCTGCCTGAACCTGAACATCAGCGAGTGCGCCTTCACCGCCGATAACGCCGACAACCTGGTTGTGACCCTGTACAACCCTCTGGCCCACACTTCCACCCAGTACGTGCGCGTGCCTGTGAAGAACGCCAAGTACCAAGTGACCGACGCTAAGGGTCGTGTGGTGACTTCTGAGCTGGTCCCGGTCTCCCCCTATGTTGTTGATCTGGAGTTCCGCAGCGACGCTACTGAGCACGATCTGGTCTTCAAGGCATCCGTCAACAAGATTGCCAGCTACTACGTCAAGAAGGTCTCCGATGCTGAAACCAAGAAGGCCACCAAGGCTACTAAGGAGGGCAAATTGAAGATCCCATCCAACAAGACCGAATCCGATTCCGATGACGAGATCCGTGAAGATGGCGAGACTGTCGT includes these proteins:
- the LOC6497177 gene encoding uncharacterized protein LOC6497177 — encoded protein: MDELLEIGNAYLNSIGLPAEWHRHWSNIQNVLMDQDENGRPLNLPDVEVVPLHTFHLQEVNPALSAAGDGPHNNPPPLGQNEGILGPALIIFRHRRLRVPFFSFERLMPVVILFSGVIFRKILNHFGIDISQAFLFGLSYNTHFVIFQCIMSFATHWIKDFLGD
- the LOC6497178 gene encoding lysosomal alpha-mannosidase, with product MKYFCGIVLFVALLAFSVRPSEEACGYEACPQTKPNMINIHMVPHSHDDVGWLKTVDQYFYGHKSNIQHAGVQYIIDTVIAELIKDPSRRFIQVETSFFAKWWAEQSETAKSIVRKLVNEGRLEFTGGAWSMNDEAAVNYQSVIDQFTLGLKFLDDTFGSCARPRIGWQIDPFGHSREQASLFAQMGYDGEFFARMDHRDKNNRIDNLNMEMIWDASDSLTDNELFTGLLYRHYSAPPGYCFDVHCGDDPIIDTKSYDNNVQSRVDDFLSYVSGVAKVYRSNHIMIPMGDDFQYEDAQVNFKNMDKLIKYVNARQADGSTFNLFYSTPACYLNSLHESLQTWPNKTQDFFPYGSDDNGYWTGYFTSRPTQKRFERDGNHMLQVAKQLSVFADLKSDQQKEDLEYLREIMGVMQHHDAITGTEKQAVSNDYDRLLYDAILGGANTASAALRKLTDMPDGEFESCLNLNISECAFTADNADNLVVTLYNPLAHTSTQYVRVPVKNAKYQVTDAKGRVVTSELVPVSPYVVDLEFRSDATEHDLVFKASVNKIASYYVKKVSDAETKKATKATKEGKLKIPSNKTESDSDDEIREDGETVVQTSTVKLVIDNNSGLLKTVEVNGVSENIDQSYGIYRTYDSGAYLFRQYHQADFEIQSEGVEFTVYDGVQVKEIHQRFTEFISQVIRIYEGIDRVEFEWLVGPLEREEEFGREAVFILNSTIASNGVFYTDANGRQLLKRVRDQREDFSAGLDRQPTAGNYYPITSRIALEDNNKRIALLNDRSQGGTSMQDGQLELMLHRRLVRDDGLGVGEALNEEKYGKPLIARGKIYLILSSTDDSTTVERLAEKEIHLPFWKFFSKNSGSTQSVVKAVPSFEDFPQTVHLLTLEPFNDNEVLLRVENFADHTESKVVSFNIQSIFEYLNGVEIRETTLDGNLPLNQLKRFKFHHDSSGRQPEQVEYFTAGHKPLSAQKAQEASDFSVTLQPTQIRTFIIKTE